A genomic window from Chitinophagaceae bacterium includes:
- a CDS encoding acyl-CoA thioesterase, with product MKDFKLKVPLSIRFVDFDILGHVNNANYLTYFENARIRYFEEIIAEGKVNWKKEGIILAKAVIDFRQPINSYNNYYVSVRCSRIGKKSFDINYLITKEENGNVTTMAEGTTVMVCFNYETQETISMKNEWRQSISKFEGKELT from the coding sequence ATGAAAGACTTTAAACTAAAGGTGCCACTTTCAATCCGCTTTGTTGATTTCGATATTTTGGGTCATGTAAACAACGCCAATTATCTTACTTATTTCGAAAATGCCCGCATTCGTTATTTTGAAGAGATCATCGCAGAAGGCAAGGTGAACTGGAAAAAGGAAGGAATTATATTGGCCAAAGCAGTGATTGACTTCCGTCAACCTATCAATAGTTATAATAACTACTATGTTTCCGTGAGGTGTTCACGCATTGGAAAAAAAAGTTTCGACATCAATTACCTTATTACCAAAGAAGAAAATGGAAATGTGACTACCATGGCAGAAGGAACTACCGTAATGGTTTGCTTTAACTATGAAACACAAGAAACGATATCTATGAAAAACGAATGGCGCCAATCCATTTCAAAATTTGAAGGAAAGGAATTAACATGA